A window of Sphingomonas adhaesiva contains these coding sequences:
- a CDS encoding glycoside hydrolase family 53 protein, whose amino-acid sequence MRRALLTAAALLAATPALAGPRAPVPPLYLGADLSYVNEMEDCGAVYRSGGKPVDPYALLAKKGGNIVRVRIWNDAKWTKYSDLADVSKTIRRAKAAGMQVLLDFHYSDDWADGDKQIVPAAWAALDTPAQAKALYAYTRDVLGRLDAQGLMPEMVQVGNETNPELMAGPKKAIDWTRNATLFNAGIKAVRDAGKAGRIAPRVMLHIAQPENVERWFDDATAAGVLDYDVIGISYYKKWSTQSMPEMGATLARVKARYKADVIVVETAYPFTMANADTSPNLLGEDTLVAGYPATPAGQRRYLIDLTQTVVDAGGVGVVYWEPNWVSTRCGTRWGKGSNWENAAWFDYRRHEALPAFDFLTHDYRRGATAK is encoded by the coding sequence ATGCGCCGCGCGCTCCTCACCGCCGCCGCGCTGCTGGCCGCCACCCCGGCGCTCGCGGGACCACGCGCTCCGGTGCCGCCGCTCTACCTCGGCGCGGACCTGTCCTACGTCAACGAGATGGAGGATTGCGGCGCGGTCTATCGCAGCGGCGGAAAGCCGGTCGATCCGTACGCGCTGCTCGCGAAGAAGGGCGGCAACATCGTCCGCGTGCGCATCTGGAACGATGCGAAATGGACGAAGTACAGCGACCTGGCCGACGTCTCGAAGACGATCCGCCGGGCGAAGGCGGCGGGCATGCAGGTGCTGCTCGACTTCCATTATTCGGACGACTGGGCCGACGGCGACAAGCAGATCGTGCCCGCCGCCTGGGCGGCGCTCGATACGCCCGCGCAGGCGAAGGCGCTCTACGCCTACACCCGCGACGTGCTGGGCAGGCTCGACGCACAGGGGCTGATGCCGGAGATGGTCCAGGTCGGCAACGAAACCAACCCGGAACTGATGGCGGGGCCGAAGAAGGCGATCGACTGGACCCGCAACGCGACGCTATTCAACGCCGGGATCAAGGCGGTGCGCGATGCGGGGAAGGCGGGCCGGATCGCGCCGCGCGTGATGCTCCACATCGCGCAGCCCGAGAATGTCGAGCGCTGGTTCGACGATGCGACCGCGGCCGGGGTGCTCGACTATGACGTGATCGGCATCAGCTATTACAAGAAGTGGTCGACCCAATCGATGCCCGAGATGGGCGCGACGCTGGCGCGCGTGAAGGCGCGCTACAAGGCGGACGTGATCGTGGTGGAGACGGCCTATCCCTTCACCATGGCCAATGCCGATACCTCGCCCAACCTGCTGGGCGAGGATACGCTGGTGGCGGGCTATCCCGCGACGCCGGCGGGGCAGCGCCGGTATCTCATCGACCTGACGCAGACGGTGGTCGATGCGGGCGGCGTCGGCGTGGTCTATTGGGAGCCCAACTGGGTGTCGACCCGCTGCGGGACGCGGTGGGGCAAGGGCTCCAACTGGGAAAACGCCGCCTGGTTCGACTACCGGCGGCACGAGGCGCTGCCGGCGTTCGATTTCCTGACGCACGACTACCGCCGGGGCGCGACGGCGAAGTAG